In Gemmatimonadota bacterium, the DNA window TGACATGCACGGACTACGTGCGCCGCGCACGTAGGTTTCACACTCCTCCCGTGGTCGCCTCGCGCTTCCGGCGGCGCCCTCGCTCCCGGGCTTCCTCGGCGGCACGTTTGGGCGATGAACCGCTCTCCTTCTGCTGCTTGGCTTGTGGCGCTGGCCGTGCTCACCGCGCTCGTCGCCTGTCGAGGGTCGGCTCCGACCCCGGCCGATCCCGCGGCCATTCCGACGCCGGGGGCGGTCGTGGCGGGCGTTCGGCCCCCCGCTCGTATTCATCCCCGTCCAACCGGCGCTCTTCTCGACTCCTGGCGGGCAGCCGAACGCGTGGGCCGACTACGACGACGACGGCGATCTCGATCTCTACGTCGGCTTCCGCGGCGGCGTGCGGGCGCGGCTGTATCGCAACGACGGCGGTGGCTTCGTCGATGTCGCCGCGTCGCTCGGCATCGACGACTCGCTGGAGGTGCGCGCTGCCGCGTGGGGGGACTACGATGCGGATGGACGGCTCGACCTCTACGTCGGCTTCACCCCGCAGGCCCCCGTGCCTAACAAGTTGTACCGGAATCCCGGAAACGGCGGGCGCTTCGTCGACGTGGCGGCGGCCGTCGGCGTGGCCGATCGTGGGACGACGCGCCAACCGTCGTTCATCGATTTCGACAACGACGGTGACGTCGACCTCAGCGTCGCCTTTCGCGATCGCCCCAACGCGCTCTATCGCAACGACGGGGGACGCTTCACCGACGTGGCGCCGGCCCTGGGGATCGCCGACCCGCGCAAGACGGTGGGGGTCGTCTGGTGGGACTGGGAGCAGGACGGCGACCTCGATGCCTTCGTCGCCAACCAGGACGGCGACGCCAACGCCCTCTATCGCAACGTGGGCGGCCGTTATGTCGACGTGGCCGATTCGTTAGGTGTCTCGGAGCGCGGCCGCCCCGCCGACCGTGGCGGCGTCGGCCCCACGCTCGGCGACTACGACAACGATGGCGACTTCGACCTCTTCGTGGCCAACTACGGCCCCGACGCGCTGTATCGGGATGACGGCGGACGCTTCACCAACGTCGCCGCGCCGATGGGGCTGGCCGGCGACTATCACTCTACCAGTGCGGCGTGGGGCGACGTGGACCACGACGGGCGGCTCGACCTCTTCGTGGTGTCGTACCTCGCGGGGGAGCGCGACACCCCGGATCACTTCTTCCGAAACGTCGGCGACCACTTCGTGAACGAGATGCCGGCGTCGATCGCCGCCGACAACGGCTCGCACGGAGTGGTGTGGGTCGACTTCGATCGCGACGGCGACCTCGACCTCGCCCTCACCAACAACCATGTGAAGGGGGCGCACCCGCTCTTCCGCAACGAACTGTCACCGGCGCTCGCCGCGCGCGCGTTGCAGGTGACGGTGCGCGACGCGCAGGGGCGGGCGACGCGCGCAGGGAGCGAGGTGCGCGTCTTTGCCGCCGGGACCCGTCGCCTCCTGGGGCTGCGGCTGCTCGACACCGGCGGCAGCTACGACGCCCAGGGGGTGACACCGGTGCACGTCGCCCTCCCTTCGCTGTCGCCGGTTGACGTCGAAGTCACCGTGCTGACCCGTGACGGGCGCGTGACGAGACGAGTGGCCGCGGTCGATCCTCGCGCGTATCGTGGCAGGGCGCTCGAAGTACGCGCGCCATGAACGCCACCACACGGGGGAACGATGACGATGCACGACACAAAGTGCCGCATGCCGCAGCCGTCGCGCGCGCGGCGCGCACGAGGGGCCGCCCTGGGCGGCACGTTGCTGCTCGCGGCGATGGCAGCCGCGGCGCCACTCGCGGCCCAGGCACCTAACGATGTGTCGCGACTGGCCTTCATGGCCGGCTGCTGGGAGCTGCGCACCCCCGCCCGCATCACCCACGAACAGTGGATGGCGCCGCTCGGTGGCCTGATGCTGGGGATGAGCCGGACGGTGGTGCGCGACGTGGCGCGCGAGTGGGAGGCGCTCCGCGTGGAGGTGAAGGACGGCGTGGCCACGTATCTCGCCCAGCCCGGCGGGCGCCCCGCCACCCCGTTCGCCGCCACGGCGCTCACCGACAGCTCGGTCACCTTCGCCAACCCGTCGCACGACTTCCCGCAACGGATCCTCTATCGCAAGGTCGGCGCCGACTCGCTCGTGGCACGCATCGAGGGCGACCAGGGAGGGCAGGTGCGCGGCATGAACTTCCCGATGAAACGCGTCGCCTGCGCCGGGGGGTGACCGGCGCGAGGCGGCCTCCCGAGGCTTGTCACCGTCGCACCGCCACGCTGTCCCGTCACCACCCGTCACATACGCCGCGCGTCCCGAGCTCAGACCTTCAGGTAGCTCCACTCCCGCGAGAACGGGATGCGCGACATGAGCACGGCCCGGTCCTTCAGCACGACGAGCCGGTCGCTCGGGTTGATCCCGATCCCGCTCTTCTCGTCATAGAGTCCCGGCTCGACCGAAAAGGTCATCCCTTCCTGCACCACGGTATCGTCGCCTAACGCAAGGAAGGGAGGCTGGTGCCCCACGAAGTTCTGCCCCTGCCCATGTCCGGGGCGGTGGTAGATGTAGTCCTGCATCCCCTGCTTGACCTGGTACTGGTGCACCTTGAACGCGATCTCCGAGCAGATGGCCCCGGGCTTGGTCTCCTCGGTGATGATCTGCACCGTGTCGCGCACCACGTTCCACATGCGGTCGTGTTGCGGCGTCGACGGCAGGAGGATGTAGTTGCGATATCCCTCGCCGCCGTAGCCGCCGAGCAGGATGTCGCAGTTCACGTAGAGCGGTTGCCCGCGCCGCACCGGGGCATGGAAGAACTGGTTGGGGTGCGGATAGGCCGTTGCCACTCCCGTGCGCACGTAGTTCCCCGTGACCTCCATCCCCACGGCGCTGTGCGGTTTCCCGTCACGCTGCACGTCGCGCATCATGAGGTTGATGCCATACGACGACAGCGCCTGGCCGATCTGGTAGTCCGTCGTGCTCGTCCCATGCTCCAGGATGTAGTCGCGGGCAAAGGCGTGCACCTGGTCGAAGTAGCGATACGCGCGCTGCGTGAGGGCGATCTCCTCCGGCGTCTTGATGATCTGCATGTCCAGGCAGAGGTCGCCGACGTCCACGTTGCGCGCCTTGGGCAACACCCGGTCGAACGTGCGCTGCGCCGACGGGGTGAGTTCGCGATCGAGCCCGATCACCCGCTCGCCCAATCCGCGCGCCGCGAGCTTGCCTAACACCCACTCCCACAGGTCGACGCGCTTGCCGCGCGCCAGCTCCCCGCGGTTGGGAAAGCCCCCCTCGGCGTGCGGGTAGCAGAAGTAGTAGTCGTTCTCGGTGCACCACCACGAGGTGATGAGGTCGCGGTCGATCGCCGGCGAGAACCAGTAGACGGTGTCTACCTCGTTGGTCGGCATCAGCGCCCACGTGGTGCGCTCGCCGCTCCCGCGAAAGCAGCCCGTGAAGTACACGAGGTTCACGTCGCTCTGCAGGAGGATCGCGTCGACGCCGCGCGCCCGCGCCCGTTCGCGCAGGCGCCGCGACTGCGCCTGGTACCAGGCCAGCGGCAGCCGATCGACGCCGACCGGGGCGGGGGTCGGGTGCAGCGGGTTCTCGACCAGGAGGCGCTCGGAGCCGCGTGGCTGTCCGTCACTAGGTTCGGCGGCGAGCTGCGAGGCGGCGGCGGAGACGGCGGCCAGGGAGGCGCCGATCTGCTGGACGAAGGTGCGACGCGTCGGCATGGGAGCGGAGAGAACGGGAGGCATCACCCAGCGACGGCCGGGGATAGGACGAGGAGTTGGGGTCCACGACGCGGGACCGCACGAAAGGCAGGGGATGCGGTGCGTTGACCTCCGGCGAATCTGTCGCCCGGACGCACCCGGCGACACCTCCCGGGGGTGCGGGGCGTAGGGGTGGGCGGTAGTTTGGGCGCGGCGGCTGCCGGACTCGTGCGCCGCGGTCTGCGCGCCCGGCTCGCGCCTGGGCCGTCCTCGCGCCGCTCGTCGCTCCCACCATCAGTCTCGCTTCGCATGATGCGTGTTCGAATGGCCGCCCGCCTGGCGTTGCGCCTCACGATGACGGTTGCCGCCATCGTGTCGGTGCGGTCCGCGCCGCTTGCCGCGCAGGATCGCGAGCTGCACTGGCGACGCATGCACGTCGAGGCGCACCTCGACCGCGACGGGCGCCTGCTGGTCAAGGAGACGCAAGTCATCGTCTTCACCGGCGACTGGAACGGCGGCGAACGCACCTTTGTCTGGTCCTCGCCGCAGCGCTTCGGCTTCGACCGCATGGTGCGCCTCGATTCGGCCACCGGGCAGGAGATCCCCATGAAGGCAGACGACCTCGAGGTCGTCGATGGCTATGGCTGGGGCGACTCGCGGCACCTGCGCTGGCGAAGCCGGCGTGCCGAGGATCCGCCGTTCAACGGCGATGAGCGGAGCTATCGCATCGAGTTCCGCTACACGAACATCCTGCTGCACGAGGGCGACGACTTCCGGCTCGATCACGACTTCGCCTTCACCGATCACGCCGGGGCAGTCGAGGCGTACACGCTGAAGCTCACCCTCGATCCGGTCTGGAAGGCCCCCGCCGACTTCACCGGAGAGTTTGGGCCGCTGCGCCTGGAGCCGTGGTACGGCTTCGTCGTCAACATCCCGTTGGTCTACGCCGGAGCCGGGCGCCCGGCCGCCGTGGTGTACGGGGCCGACCTCGCGCAGCGCGTCGGCGTCGCGAGCGGCTTCGTCGCCGCCATGCTGGCCCTCATCGCGGTCTTCTTTCGCCGGGAGGCCGGCGTGGGGCGTTTCGCGTCGCCGGTGTCCGACAGCGTCGTGACCGATGCGTGGCTCCACGAGACCGTCTTCCGCCACCGCCCCGAGGTGGTCGGAGCGGCCTGGGACGAGCGCACCGACGCCGCCGAGGTGACGGCGGTGCTCGCGCGGCTCGAGCAAGAGGGGAAGATCAAGAGTCGCGTGGAGTCGTCGAAGGTCTGGGTCTTCACCACCACGACGTTGCACCTGGAGCTCACCGTCGATCGCAGCAAGCTCCGCGACTATGAATGTGCGCTCATCGACGGGCTCTTCTTCGGCCATCGCACCAAGGTCACCTCCGACGAGATTCGCGAGCATTATCGTCGCACCGGCTTCAATCCATCGGGGAAGATCTCGTCGCCCCTCAAGAGCATCGTGGAGCGCCTGGTGCCCGACGATCCGGCGCTGCCAGCGCCATCGGCGATGCCGACCGTCCTGTTGGCGGTCGCCGGCATCGCCAGCTTCATCGCGAGCGCGCGCACCCGCGAGTACGACCTCGTCGTCGGCATCCCCGGCATCGTCGGCGCCATGATCCTCTTCCTCGGCGTCATGCTTCCGGCGGCGCGCGTCTGGCGCGATCGGGTCGAAGGGGCGGCAACGGCGACGCTCTGGTTCTTCGTCCCCTTGGCCCTCATGTCGGCGGCGCTGTTGGGCGTCGTGCTCACCGGCTTCCAACGCGTCGGGCTCCTCTCGCTCGTGGGGATGGCGCTCATCGCGCTGGCCATCACCCGTAGCGTGCTCTCGATGGCCGCCTGGCGCTATGGCCCTAAGCGCCTGCAGCTGCGTCGGGAGATGGCGGCCGCGCGGCGCTACTTCCAGGAGGAGCTCAAGCAGCCCGCCCCACGGCTCCAGGACGAGTGGCTTCCCTGGCTCATCGCCTTCGGCCTCGCCCGGCACATGGACAGGTGGTTCGCGTCGTTTGGCCGAGCCGGCGGCGCGACCGTCGGGCACCACTCGTCGGGAGCCTCCAGCTGGTCCTCGTCAGGCGGGGGGAGCGGTGTGAGCGCGTCCTCGTGGTCGGGGATGGGCGGGGGAGGGGGCTTCTCTGGTGGCGGCTCCAGCGGCATGTGGGTCGCCGCGGCGTCGTCGGTCGCCTCCGGTGTCTCCAAGCCGTCGTCGAGCTCGGGAGGCTCGAGTTCGAGCGGTGGCTCCAGTTCCGGTGGTGGCGGCGGCGGGGGATGGTAGTAGGGCAGGCGCCCCGCTGCGCCGCCGCGCTCCTTTTCGCCGTACTCTCCTTTCTCGCGGCGAGCGTCGTGCTTTCGTTCGGTTTCAACCTGCTCCTGAGGGCCGGCAACGCCGTGGCCGGCTACTGGGGAGTACTGTTCGCACTGGCCAGCGGGATCTACGTGATGATCGAACTGGCCGGCAAGCTGAGCGAACTCGCCAACCTGACCGGGGCGGGACGCCGGTAGGCGACGGAGCGCCCTCCCCGACTCCGTCAAACGTCCGAGTTGCCACGCGCGCTATATCGATAGTATTCGATATATCCCCTCGCCCCGTCCCATGCACATCCTGTTCGGATACCTCAGGCAGTACTGGAAGCTGGTCCTGCTGGCGCTGCTGCTGGCCGCCATCAACCAGGTCTTCTCGCTCCTCGATCCGCTCATCTTCCGCCACATCATCGATTCGTACGCCACCAAGTACGAGTCGTACACGCGCGCCCAGTTCTTCCGCGGCGTGTCGTTGTTGCTCCTGGCGGCGGTCGGCGTGGCCTTCGTTTCGCGCGTGGCCAAGAACTTCCAGGACTATTGCGTCAACGTCATCGTGCAGCGCCTGGGCGCGCAGATGTACTCCGACGGCATCCGCCACTCGCTCGGACTCCCGTACTCCACCTTCGAGGACCAGCGCAGCGGCGAGACGCTGGGCAAGCTGCAGAAGGCGCGCAGCGACACCGA includes these proteins:
- a CDS encoding aminopeptidase P family protein; translation: MPTRRTFVQQIGASLAAVSAAASQLAAEPSDGQPRGSERLLVENPLHPTPAPVGVDRLPLAWYQAQSRRLRERARARGVDAILLQSDVNLVYFTGCFRGSGERTTWALMPTNEVDTVYWFSPAIDRDLITSWWCTENDYYFCYPHAEGGFPNRGELARGKRVDLWEWVLGKLAARGLGERVIGLDRELTPSAQRTFDRVLPKARNVDVGDLCLDMQIIKTPEEIALTQRAYRYFDQVHAFARDYILEHGTSTTDYQIGQALSSYGINLMMRDVQRDGKPHSAVGMEVTGNYVRTGVATAYPHPNQFFHAPVRRGQPLYVNCDILLGGYGGEGYRNYILLPSTPQHDRMWNVVRDTVQIITEETKPGAICSEIAFKVHQYQVKQGMQDYIYHRPGHGQGQNFVGHQPPFLALGDDTVVQEGMTFSVEPGLYDEKSGIGINPSDRLVVLKDRAVLMSRIPFSREWSYLKV
- a CDS encoding DUF2207 domain-containing protein; its protein translation is MMRVRMAARLALRLTMTVAAIVSVRSAPLAAQDRELHWRRMHVEAHLDRDGRLLVKETQVIVFTGDWNGGERTFVWSSPQRFGFDRMVRLDSATGQEIPMKADDLEVVDGYGWGDSRHLRWRSRRAEDPPFNGDERSYRIEFRYTNILLHEGDDFRLDHDFAFTDHAGAVEAYTLKLTLDPVWKAPADFTGEFGPLRLEPWYGFVVNIPLVYAGAGRPAAVVYGADLAQRVGVASGFVAAMLALIAVFFRREAGVGRFASPVSDSVVTDAWLHETVFRHRPEVVGAAWDERTDAAEVTAVLARLEQEGKIKSRVESSKVWVFTTTTLHLELTVDRSKLRDYECALIDGLFFGHRTKVTSDEIREHYRRTGFNPSGKISSPLKSIVERLVPDDPALPAPSAMPTVLLAVAGIASFIASARTREYDLVVGIPGIVGAMILFLGVMLPAARVWRDRVEGAATATLWFFVPLALMSAALLGVVLTGFQRVGLLSLVGMALIALAITRSVLSMAAWRYGPKRLQLRREMAAARRYFQEELKQPAPRLQDEWLPWLIAFGLARHMDRWFASFGRAGGATVGHHSSGASSWSSSGGGSGVSASSWSGMGGGGGFSGGGSSGMWVAAASSVASGVSKPSSSSGGSSSSGGSSSGGGGGGGW
- a CDS encoding VCBS repeat-containing protein; amino-acid sequence: MWRWPCSPRSSPVEGRLRPRPIPRPFRRRGRSWRAFGPPLVFIPVQPALFSTPGGQPNAWADYDDDGDLDLYVGFRGGVRARLYRNDGGGFVDVAASLGIDDSLEVRAAAWGDYDADGRLDLYVGFTPQAPVPNKLYRNPGNGGRFVDVAAAVGVADRGTTRQPSFIDFDNDGDVDLSVAFRDRPNALYRNDGGRFTDVAPALGIADPRKTVGVVWWDWEQDGDLDAFVANQDGDANALYRNVGGRYVDVADSLGVSERGRPADRGGVGPTLGDYDNDGDFDLFVANYGPDALYRDDGGRFTNVAAPMGLAGDYHSTSAAWGDVDHDGRLDLFVVSYLAGERDTPDHFFRNVGDHFVNEMPASIAADNGSHGVVWVDFDRDGDLDLALTNNHVKGAHPLFRNELSPALAARALQVTVRDAQGRATRAGSEVRVFAAGTRRLLGLRLLDTGGSYDAQGVTPVHVALPSLSPVDVEVTVLTRDGRVTRRVAAVDPRAYRGRALEVRAP